cccaaaaaaatataaaactttactgctataattttatattaataatatataattattataaaattataattatagatattttgtaataaatattattattaaaaaatttccattatacaaataaaattaatgtggCTGTAAATATTTACTGCTAATTGTAATAATGGTTAAAATGtacttcattttatttttcttaaaatatatatatatatatatatatatatatatatatatatatatatatataaagagtaaaaaaaatatttgatataatccaaaataaattatgaattgCAATTATAAAACATAGTCACGttgtaaaaattttatcaaataatacGCGGTTCCATCCAATACCGTAGTTTTCAATTCTTTGCTAAAATTACTGCAACTTTACAAAAACAaccttataaaaaattacaCAACAGCATATctctaataaatttataatcacGAAATCTCTTATTTACTCACGTATGTTAGTtgaatttctaaaaattttaataattaactctattttcttttaatataaaatttgataaatataaaaattaaaaaatatatttttacacaattactcttaaattttaaataattcgtTATACTCATATTTTCTTATTTGAGTATTGGAGTGGCTGTCGTAAGTGTGAATCACCTCATTTTCTTACAAATTCACCAATCAAAATACAGTTTTATTTCAGTTATCTCAATAATATTgtcaataaaaatttttattttaataaatagtggtgataaaataatttctttttatataaatacaaatattattttatctgtACCAATTCAacccattaaaattaaaaaaataagtaaaaaaataaaatattctcaaTGAATATTTCgttgatttataaaaataaatttctaactccacttgtaaaaaaaaaaaacaaaacagttGTTCGATCAACTatcatttaaatatatatgaaaCTGAAGTAATATGACTCAGcagtattaattattatttcctTTTACAATTGAAATACCACCATTGTTTCCTTTTCCATCATCCTTTGgccattttttaaaatcatccCTCAAAGTGAGAATATTTGAATAATGGGTGAAACCTGTTTTGGATGCATCCTCCTGCAAGGCTTTATCACAATTAAAAAATCTCCTTCCAGTATGAAATCTCTCAACCTTTTTAACTTTAGCTGGAAGGATAATTTCTCTGCACGCCATACTCAATAACTAGTGTGTTTGATAGTATGTTGTGCAcgtagtaaaatattttatatcattattatattatataaattaggaGAAAATTTGGACGTGGCTCAATTACATAcatcattatttttaaatattttttaaatcttattaaGCAATCAAAATCTATCGATATTaattattcattaaaattttattttataagatcTATCATTATattaatcatttaaaaatagAATTCAACGgtgataaaagtaaaatttaaacaaataattaataccCTTTAACCTTGTTAGAGGACGGATAACTTTAAACAAAATaactcaataaaaatattatatatatattttgaaaaataatatactctattcctttcataatttttatttatattttattttttaattattttaaaattattgcttattttttatattataataatatataaattgattattataattttattttatttttaaaaaatttctcaaaatctctcttaatatttaataaattttaatatttttaaaatgaatgtaattaaaaagttaataaaaattatttttcttaatatataaaaaaataaaatgaataaaaaacttATGATGAGATGAAAGtggtatataatttatattaaaatcaccgacaaaatgttaataaatataaatttcttcCATATGAATTATGAAAGGTCTGACGTACTTAATATATTAAAGTATGACGTATCGAAATGGGAGAAAGACTCCTtcaagaaaaacaaaataataataataaataaataaataaaatcggAAAATCCAATAAAAGATTAATCTGAAGATTTTCCATGTCTATATAAGAAAGTGAATGAAGTGGACGCAAACCACACACAGCAGCTACACAAGAACTCTTAGGTAGAGTGAAGCTTGGAGAGATGGTTCTTCTTCGATTTGCTTCTTGTTTCCTTCTCTTCAATGTTTTATTGTTTATGGTAATTCTTTACCTTAATTTATAATTGCATATATTCATATATCAAAGCTGTTGTAAAATACTTTAAAGTTGTAAATAAGTGTGtgattaatttagaaaaatacaGATCTCATTTATGTGAGAACCacagaaaatttattttaatttgagttcttttatttaattatttgtattattatttCATGTCCTTGCAGTGTGGACACCATGCAAGTGCAGCAAGAGATGTAACTAAGCAAGCTCACTTCCACAACAAAAACCTAAAAGATGATGAAGTGGCAACGAAACACCCACTTAAAGGTCTATATTACAGAATCTTGGATGAGCTTTTCAAAAGCCCAACATCAGGACCTGCAGGTCCTGGAGGATCAAATACATTAAACGAGTTTGAAGATTTCGTGTTCGATTACGTAGAGCCTTCATACATAGGCTTGTTCATTCCTGATCAGGTTTACTCTGGAAAGATTATGCCTATCTATTTTCCGATTCAGGATCCTTCTACTACTGTTCTTCCTTTCATTCCTCAACAAAAACAAATGGGCTACTCTATTTCTCATTCACCATCTCGTCTGCCAAATATTTTCAAGAACATGCCACCCAAAATCTTGAAACACCCACCAGCCTACGATATCTGTGATATTGATCCAGATGAAACGAAAATCTGTGCTAAAGATATAGAATCAACCCTTGATTTTATCGGCCGTGCGTTTGATTCGAATGAGGAGTTCAAAATCGTGGGAACAAAACAGTCAATGTCTACTGCTGTTTTACAAGAATATGTTGTTTCCGAAGATCCTCAAGAGATTAGAGGTTCAAGAAAGGTTATTTGTCATCCTAAGCATGGTTCTTATTACTGCCACTATGATGTTAAAGGTGCAAATAAGGTTTTGAAGGTATTGCTGGATGGTGAGAATGGAGATAAAGTGGAAGCTATTGCTGTCTGCCATTTGCACACACCAGTTACAGTTGAGAATGCTGGGCATCCTTTGTATCGGATGTTAGGACTCAAGGCTGGAATATCTCCTGTGTGCCACTTCTTGGCTGTAGGAAACTTTGTTTTGGTTCAGACATAGGTGATTTGTCTGAAGCTTCTGTGTTGTGTGTGAATCTGTTATTATGCAGATTCCAAACTGGtattaattgtaatttttaCTAGCTTGGTATGTTAAGTTTGCTGTCTGTAATAGGAGTAATCCATCCCCATTTATGAAATGGTGGATTTACCTTCTCCAGcttgtttataatttaataaaagcaTATTGGTGGTTGTGAGTTTTAGTTTACATTGATCATCATTCCTCTCCAACGTTGTATGAAATCCTTGATCATAAATTCAATGTCTTCTCATAGACTATATGGTTTGGATTAAGCTTAAAGAGTTGATTGAAATTATGGATTTCATGAATTAGATtgtttacatttaaaaaaaaaatgaaataaggaATTAAATGTAGGAGAATATGGTTTATATGGGTTTAAAGTAAAATGGAGAAATGATTTATGTTCaatacgtttttttttttttgaaatagggggttgGGGGAGTTGAACCTTAGACCTCTCAAGACTATAAGGATGTACTTTCCACCAGACTAAGTCTCGGAGTGCTTATGTTCAATCTACTTGTTTGTATAACTAAAGTAATTAAAGACATATTaaaacaatatttatatttaatgaaatatttgtattaattaaattaacttttGTAGTTACACCTAattgtttatttaatattaaacaattactaatttttaatttacctAATTTATTACAAACTCCTGagccaaaaaaaattataatgaaaaaaagCTTTTTATGATAAACAAATGGCCATTATGTAACAGCAAGGCTTTTGTGTGAGATGTCTTCAATGGCTGCCTCATCTGCAAGTGCGATGAGATATGAGTTTTCCCAGGGATGCTTATCTTCTCTGAGTCTCCATCCCTTTTACCGATGGTTCTTCAGTAGGACAAAATATATTCGATGGacaaaatttaatatcaaatcGTAACTAAATTCAAGTCCAGCAACAACCCTAATATATCCAGAACCTAAAACttgaaatgaaaaataaaaaaacaaaaatgaagAATAGATAATAAATAGTTCGGAAGCTCATACCAATTACGTGGGactaatatataaattcatattctagtaaaattattgatgattcttaagaaaaatgaaatattattataCATCTATCACCCTTAATTACATCTCTACTTCTTTTACATCTACTGCAATACTctcaatttttcaaaattttcacccttgaaataaaaaaattttataaaaatttaatttagtttaattttctccattaatgttttatttgtaATGCAAgaatacattttttttaatttgtaaaatttaaattatgtctaattttctaaaaaaaaaattaaattctttttttttacaaaataaataatagatcACTCTTTTCAATATGAAGTAGTTTATTATTAACtaatctaattaatatttttcttaattatgtatttatttaataagtGAATTTCTTCAATTAGTAAGTTGGTTTCtggatgaaatattttttgaaacttCTACTATgaatgaaatataaatattttctgaAATTATCAATTGATcatcttttatataaaaaaatattggatATCTAGACTAAAAATGTGAcatgattaatttaaaaaaaattagtagaaAGATATGAACTAAATGAAGTATAATATTAATGTATTAacgttaataaaaataaatatgaaatcaTTAACACTTAAAAGGGTCTTTAATacgaaatatataaattaaatattataattttattttatttttaaaatattttttaatatttaatatataattaaaaattaataaaagaagtgAGTATGCTTTTTAAAgagattattaaatatttaaattaattatcatttatttaaaaatggatcagttattaattaaaagaaaaacataaaccAAATAcccaatattaattaattattattaccaCCAAAACAAGTGCAGAAAGATCACATCTTCACCTACCAAATCTTGTATTTCCCGCTTCCAACGATTCACAGAGATTTTTTCTTTCACATACATGTAAAAATCagtgcataaaaatttaaacaagaaacaatttaatattttaactcaacttctttaaaatatatatatatatattaaaaattaaaatattataaattttataatattttagataatatattaattttaaattaaataaatatatacgtgcaaaaattttcaataatgaAGAGTGTGGTATTTACCGGTTGCTATGGAAAATGTAGTATGGACAGGACAAATGGTGTTGTcgtttttaatgaaatttgtaGGGTTATCCATGTGCCTTGGTATATAGTTGCCATAAAACAGACAAAACCATAcacttaaaataatatttctgaGCAACCTCGATAGATGGTGTTGTCGATCAACAGTATCTATGAACAATACTAAAAAGCTTTAAAGAACTGGCAGTTCTAATATCATGTAAATCGGactaaaaatgaaagaaaattatgtatattatattttaaatgaatgaGTATTTATATAGGGAAATACAATTAATCTCTTAAAATTAGCAAAATCAATCTTATAATCAAATTTGATTCTTTTTAAACCAGGACTCATAAGTTAAACAAATAAATTGCATTTTCCATGCAAGATAAGTTTTTGCACTCAGTTTAATTGAACGATAGAAGAGATACCACTTGAAAATTTCATagctaagaaaagaaaaaggaaagataATGATACCATCtaaagatttaaaattaatttctttttattaatttttaatcattacatatgtatatatttttatatatataacttttGACTAAACTAAAAAGGataaagatatatttttttttttttaaaatagggaTGGGGTCGAACTTTAGACCTCACAATGCTACTAGAAtacactttccaccaggctaagtctCGGAATGCATAAAGATATCCTTTATACTTATAATATTAAAGGCATTGACGGTGACAAAGgaaaaaatttatttggatTTAATTTATATGGATTTAATATAGTAGTTTTAtcgtaaaataaatttaaatttcaaaaaattttatagtcGTGAAAGATTTTAGGattgttaaaaattttatttacaaaatttttatgcggttacaattttaatatttaaatttgaccgttatgattttattatattatctcatgATTTTTGTAACCGCTTTTaacaattattttcttttattataaatagcatacatttttataaaagaagACACTTCATTTTCTACTTATTCCTTTTT
This sequence is a window from Manihot esculenta cultivar AM560-2 chromosome 4, M.esculenta_v8, whole genome shotgun sequence. Protein-coding genes within it:
- the LOC110613290 gene encoding BURP domain-containing protein BNM2A, giving the protein MVLLRFASCFLLFNVLLFMCGHHASAARDVTKQAHFHNKNLKDDEVATKHPLKGLYYRILDELFKSPTSGPAGPGGSNTLNEFEDFVFDYVEPSYIGLFIPDQVYSGKIMPIYFPIQDPSTTVLPFIPQQKQMGYSISHSPSRLPNIFKNMPPKILKHPPAYDICDIDPDETKICAKDIESTLDFIGRAFDSNEEFKIVGTKQSMSTAVLQEYVVSEDPQEIRGSRKVICHPKHGSYYCHYDVKGANKVLKVLLDGENGDKVEAIAVCHLHTPVTVENAGHPLYRMLGLKAGISPVCHFLAVGNFVLVQT